The following are encoded together in the Thermomonas brevis genome:
- a CDS encoding S1 family peptidase, with protein MLSAAEKLMQTTVRLECLLRNGKTSTGTGFFFSFKLDEKTRIPLIVTNKHVINDSTRGTFVLTKRDDAGEPIVGSYEPVQLDHFESHWLKHPDPNVDLAVFPMAHLLNGAEQAGKNFFFLPLDESFIPSSEVLAGLGGIEDITMIGYPNGIWDIRNNMPIVRRGITATNLKHDYNGLPIFVIDCACFPGSSGSPVLIFNQGGYMDANGNLTLGGTRVILLGVLFAGPQHVAEGEIKTIDVPLQQLSISMSKIPNNLGFVVKSQKLQDFRAQLAAGA; from the coding sequence GTGCTTTCAGCCGCTGAAAAGCTTATGCAAACCACAGTGCGGCTCGAATGCCTGCTCCGAAACGGCAAGACTTCCACTGGCACCGGCTTCTTCTTTTCGTTCAAGCTAGACGAGAAGACACGCATTCCTCTGATAGTTACGAACAAGCACGTAATTAACGACAGCACCAGGGGCACCTTCGTTCTTACAAAACGAGACGACGCAGGTGAGCCGATAGTCGGGTCTTATGAGCCAGTTCAATTAGATCACTTCGAGTCTCATTGGCTGAAGCATCCTGATCCTAACGTTGACTTGGCAGTATTTCCTATGGCGCATCTTCTCAACGGCGCTGAACAAGCCGGAAAGAATTTTTTCTTTCTGCCTCTGGATGAGTCGTTTATTCCATCGAGCGAGGTGTTGGCTGGACTCGGAGGGATCGAAGACATAACAATGATTGGCTATCCCAATGGGATATGGGACATTCGGAACAACATGCCCATAGTGCGAAGGGGCATTACCGCCACCAACCTAAAGCATGATTACAACGGCCTTCCAATCTTCGTAATAGATTGCGCGTGTTTCCCTGGCTCAAGTGGCAGTCCTGTATTGATCTTCAATCAAGGCGGCTACATGGATGCAAATGGCAATCTGACTCTTGGTGGTACGCGGGTCATCTTGTTAGGCGTTCTTTTTGCTGGTCCTCAACATGTCGCAGAGGGCGAGATCAAAACTATCGACGTGCCGTTACAGCAGCTCTCTATTAGCATGTCCAAGATTCCGAACAACCTCGGATTTGTCGTTAAGTCACAGAAGCTCCAAGATTTCCGGGCCCAACTGGCAGCAGGGGCCTAA